The Sporolituus thermophilus DSM 23256 nucleotide sequence CCCGGTAAAAATGAGGTCAATACCGTCAAGGTCTTACGGTAAAGAAAAACCAGTCCGGCCGTAGCGGCGAACGACAGTTGAAAACTGATATCATAAAGCAGGGCAGGTTGAACGGCTAGCATAGCCAGAGCCGATAAGGACAATGCCGTGGGCGCATCCTGTTCCCGGCCGGCGGCCAGCGCCGCTAACGCCGTTAGTCCCATCAAACCCGAACGGACCACCGGTGGAACCAGGCCCGCCAGCATCATATAAAAAAGAACCGTCACCGCCGCCAGGGCGGCACTAAAACGTGGGCGTAACCTGAGTACCCTGCCCAGCCACAGGGCTACCCCGGCCGCTAAAGCGATATGTGTTCCCGATACCGATAAAATATGGATTATGCCGGTTGCGGCGAAGTCGGCAATGACTTCTTTCTTGATTCCCTCATAGCCGCCAAAAACAAGCCCGGTAAGAATCGCCGCATCGCCGGGCGGCAAGGCGGCGGCGATTTGCCCTTTCAGCGCCTGGCGCCACGCATGTAGCCGCCCGTGCCAGGATAAAGCCGGCGCCGGTGTAACTACCACTTTGCCGGGAGAAAGGAGTATTGCCGTAATGCCCTGACGTTTAAGCGCGGCTGCCCAATCAGCGGCACCGGGATTTTGATAGCCGCGGGGCGCAGCTATTATCCCGGAAACAGTAATCTTGTCGCCGTATCCCGCCACCTTCTGGTTCGCCGGCTGGCGGACGGTCACGATAATGCCGCCCCTAACCGTTTTACAATCCTGCTCCGTTTGAACCGACTCGGTCTCCAGGCGGTACCGCACTTTCACCTGGTCGTCGCCGACCGGCGTTACGCGCGGCGGTTCGGCGACCATACCGGATAAGACCACGCTGTTTCCGGCATAGCGGCTGATATCATTCGCCGGCAGCATATCGGCATGCAGAAAGCGGACGATCCCGGCCACAAAAAACAGCCCGGCCAGCAGCCAGGCCGCACGGGCGGGGCTGCGGCTTGCCTGCCAGGCAGCAGCCAGCAAGAACGCAATAAAGGAAATAGCCAGTACCGGCCAGGGCCAGTTGGCTAGATCAGCTGCCCATATTCCGGCAGCAAACGCGGCAGTTATGAAAAGCGTAAGATTCCGCATCGCTCGCGTTACAAAGAAATTTTATCTTTAATTTGATTAAATTTGGCTTCGCCAATTCCCGGCACTTTCTTTACTTCTTCCAGATCCTTAAAACCGCCGATACTTTGGCGGTAGTCTATAATCCGCTGGGCCAGCGCCGGCCCGATCCCTGGCAGTTTGTCCAGTTCGGTAGCGCTGGCCGTGTTGACGTTCACCTTGCCGGCACTGCCGGCTGGGTTAGATCCGCCGGGTCCGGCCGCCAGCACTACTGTCGGCACATGAACATGCATTCCGTCTTTTAATGGCTGGGCCAGGTTTATCCGGGTACTGTCGGCCCCAGCGGCGAGCCCGCCCGCGTAATTCACGGCATCCAATACCCGTCCCCCGGCCGCCATCTTGAAAACACCGGGTTTATTCACCGCACCACTGACGTAAATGACTACCTCGTCTGTCCGTGATTGGGCCGTCACAACCGGCCCACCGGCGACCGTTTCCGTTACCGTAGTCTTTTGCCAGTAATGATAAAAACTGCCGGCAACAATCAACGCTGCCATCAGCAAGATAATGACCAGCCGTTTCTGCACCCCGTCCACTTACCCTTCCCCCTTGGCGATAATGCAGCTATATTTCTCCAAATTTATCCATATTTCCTCTTTCGTCACTTATTTTAGCACCAGCGCGCGAGCCCCCTGTTAGTTGCAGGACAAGCACTCCGGCAAGAATAAGCAGGCCGCCAAGGCCCTGCATAACCGTAATCCTTTCTCCCAGTAACAAGGCAGATAACAGCACCGTAATTACCGGTTCAAAAGTGCTGATAATAGAAGCATTGGTCGCGCCTATCCGGTACATGCCGGCAAAAAAGCCGAGAATCCCAATACAAGTTGCAAAAACGGCAATCCCAAAAATGGCAAGCCAACCTTGCAGCGAAAGCTTCCACATAAGGGTGCCGCTAAGGGTACCGCCGATCATAAAGACAACAGCCGCCGCTGTGCAAACGTAGACAGTGGATACCAGCGGATCAATCCCTTTGAGCAGCCGGTTGCCGGCAACAATATAACAGGAATAAACCAAGGCTGAACCAAGACCAAATGCGGCGCCAGTTATGTTAAGACCAGTCAAGGATACGCCGAGCACCAGTACGAGACCGGTAAAACAAATAATCAACGCCCCCACCTTTCGCCAGCTGAGCACCTCGTCCCCGACTAGATAGGACAAGATACTGACCAACGCCGGATAAGTATATAAAATTATTCCGGCAAGGCTGGCCGGCAAGTAAAGTACCGTAAGGGCAAATAGTGTTGACATAAGATCATAGCCAATGCCCCCCAGTAAGCAAAGCTGCACGGCCTGCTTGCCGGTTACCCGAAAGTCAAGGCCGCATAGCCGGATGATGGCCCAAAAAAGCAGCGAAGCGATCGCAAAGCGATAGGCCAAAACGGTGACCGTATTGGCGCCGGCCGCATATGCAATTTTAATAAAGATGGCCAGGGTGGCAAAACCGCAGGCCGAAAATATTATCATCAGAACCCCGACTGTCTGTGCATTCAAAGCCATACCTCCTGAAGCATTGCAAGCTACTTTATTCGTTATAGATGGCTAAATCTTCCTCTTAAGTAAAAAATTAAAAGTAAAAATGCCGGCTTGGTAACAACCAGGCCGGCAAATATTTTATCTTACCACAATGTTCACCAGTTTTTGCGGCACACAAATCACTTTCACAATTTGTTTGTCCGCTACCAACGCCCTTACCCGCTCCTGCGCCAGAGCAATTGTTTCCAGTTCTTTCGCGTCCAGACCGACGGGAACCTTGATTTTATCCCGCACTTTACCGTTGATTTGCAAAACGATTTCCACTTCGTCAACCCTGATGGCTTCCGGATCAAAACCGGGCCATGCCTGCTTATGAACACTGCCCTGGGCAATGGTCTGACTCCACAGTTCTTCGGTAATATGTGGGGCAAAAGGCGCGAGCAGCCGGAGAAGGGCAGAAAGGGCTTCGCGCACCAGGCCGGGATTGGGCGCCGCTGTCTGCTCCCGGAAGGCGTATAACGCGTTTACCAGTTCCATAATGGCGCTGATGGCAGTATTGAAATTGAAGCGTTCCCCAATATCCTCCGTAACTTTTTTAATCGTACTGTGCAGTACCCGCCGCAGCTCGCGTTCTGCCGGGCCAAGGGCCGCGGGGTCATAACTTTCGTCAGCAGCGGCGGCAACAGGCGCGTAGTGATGGACAATCCGCCACAACCGTCCTAGGAACCGGAAGGCCCCTTCCACGCCCTGGTCGCTCCACTCCAGGTCTCTTTCCGGCGGGGCGGCAAAGAGGATAAAGAGTCGGGCCGTATCAGCGCCGTATTTGCCGATGATTTCCTCCGGCGATACAACATTACCTTTCGACTTCGACATTTTGGCGCCGTCTTTGATAACCATGCCTTGAGTCAGCAAATTCTTAAAGGGCTCGTTCACATTAATAAGCCCGGCATCCTTAAGCACCTTGGTAAAGAAGCGCGAATACAATAAATGTAATATGGCATGCTCAATGCCGCCGATGTATTGGTCCACGGGCATCCAATAATTGGCTTTGGCCGGATTAAAGGCCTCAGTATCGCTGTGCGGGCTGGTATAGCGGTAGTAGTACCAGGAAGAGCAAATGAAAGTATCCATGGTATCTGTCTCCCGGCGGGCTTTACCGCCGCACCGCGGACAAGTACAGTTGACGAATTCTTCCACCTGGGCCAGTGGGGAAACGGCGCCGGTTGCAAAGCTGACATTCTCCGGCAGCATTACCGGCAAATCCTCTTCGGGAACAGGCACCACGCCGCATTCGGGGCAATAAATAATCGGGATAGGCGCGCCCCAATAACGCTGACGGGATACTAACCAGTCGCGCAGCCGGTAATTGATACGCCGCTTGCCCAGACCTTTCTCCTCCAACCAGTCGGCGATGGCTGCTTTGCCCGCCTCGTTGTCCAGGCCGGTGAACTGCCCGGAATTAACCATCACCCCTGGACCGTCATAAGCGCCGGTCATGCTTGCCAGATCCAATTCAGCACCCTTAGGCTGGATAACGATGCGTTTGGGCAGATTATATTTGGTCGCAAACTGCCAGTCCCGTTCATCGTGGGCCGGGACACCCATAACGGCTCCCGTACCGTAATCCACAAGAACATAGTTGGCAATCCAAATGGGCACCTTTTCGCCATTGAACGGATTGACGGCATAAGCGCCGGTAAATATTCCCTCTTTTTCCGTTTCGGCGGAAGTCCGGTTAATTTCGCTCATATTGCGGATGCGCTCGATAAAGGCACGCACTTCGCGTTCATGCGGCTTGCCGGCGATCAGCTTGTCCACCAGCGGGTGCTCGGGGGCCAAGACCACATACGTCACCCCGAAGGCGGTATCATGACGCGTAGTGTAAACCGTGATCTTCTCACCCGCTTCAGGAACGTCGAAGCTGAATTCAACCCCTTCGCTGCGGCCAATCCAGTTTTCCTGCATAACTTTTACCCGCTCCGGCCAGCCCTTGAGCTCTTTGAGGTCTTCGAGCAGCCGGTCAGCATAGTCGGTAATCTTAAAGAACCATTGTTCAAGCTCTTTTTTGACGACTACGGAATCGCACCGCCAGCAACGTCCGTCTACCACCTGTTCATTGGCCAGTACCGTGTTGCAGTCATTGCACCAGTTAACCGCTGCCTTCTTTTTATAAGCTAAACCGCGATGGTAAAAAAGCAGAAACAGCCATTGCGTCCAGCGATAGTAATCGGGATGGCAGGTCGCCACTTCCCGGTCCCAGTCGTAAGAGAGGCCGAGTTCCTGTTGCTGCCGCCGCATATTAGCAATATTGTCCCATGTCCATTTCGCGGGATGAATGCCGTGTTTGATAGCGGCGTTTTCCGCCGGCATGCCAAAAGCGTCCCAACCCATGGGATGCAGGACATTATAGCCTTGCATCATTTTAAAACGGGCAATCACGTCGCCAATGGAATAGTTGCGTACATGGCCCATATGCAAGTTGCCGGAAGGATATGGAAACATCTCGAGCACATAATACTCCGGCTTTTGCCGGTTCATTTCACAGGCAAAAGCTTTTTCCTCTGCCCAAACCTTTTGCCATTTTGCTTCAATTTCACGGGGGTTGTAGCGTTCGTTCATGCTGACCTCCTGTCTGAATTTGTATATTAAAAAACGCCCCACGGCTGATGCAGCCAGGGACGAAACTAGTTCGCGGTACCACCCTGTTTGGCAGCTATCGCTGCCCGCTCTAGAACCGTTAACGCCGGTCAGCCGTCAGTCGCTAATTCCCTTCACGACCGCTCCTCGGCAGTGAGTTCAGCACACCGATAGGTTGGCTCGCATCATCCGCCAACTTTCTGGACTATCTTTATGTGCTTACTACCCTGCGTCTTTGGATTATCGTCTACCATTATATAGCAGCGTAAAACAAAAGTCAACAAAACCACTGGTTTTCAGGGAGTTCTAAGGCGGAAATTCATTCATAAAATGATTGCAGGGGAGGTGGATTATGTATAAGTTAATTATTGGCACCGTCCGGGTTACCGTCGCCGATGATAATATCAGCCGCAGCGACGCCATCACCGCGGCCAAAAAGGCCATTGCCGCCGCCAGTCAACAGGGCAAGCTGCTTAGCCATGTCGAAATTGACTTGGGAAACAGTGGGCTTGAAATCAAGACGACGGAAAAAACCGGAACCAGAATAACCCGTAAGACACTAAAGCAAAGCATGCTGGACGGCATGCACGCGGCAATTCGCGAAAAACTCTATCCTACCGGCGCCTTTGCGCAGAAAGACGTATGGTATGACGGCGATACAGGGCAGGAATGGCACGGTACAGAAGTGGAAACGGCTCGCAGCGAACTCCTCGCCAAATTCGCCGAATGGTCAAAAACGATATGATATTATGTAGAAGCCCGCAATTAGCGGGCTTTATTTCTGGTTCCGCCCGGTTTTGACCAAGGCCGTAAATGCATCCACCACAACCGGATCAAACTGCCGGCCCTTTTCCCGGATAATATTATCGATGGCCGTATTTACATCGGCTTTTCCCCGGTAGGTCCGTCCCACCGTCATGGCGTCAAAAGCGTCAACCACTGACAGAATACGGGAGCCCAGCGGAATTTCCTCGCCACACAGACCGTCCGGATAGCCCTGGCCATCATAACGCTCGTGGTGATGACGAATAATGGGCGCCGCTGCCTGAAAAGCGGCGATACCCTCCACAATATCGGCGCCGACAATCGGATGGCGGCGGATGATCGCATAATCATCCCCGGTAAGTGGTTCCATTTTGCTAAGAATATTGGCGGGAATAACGATCTTGCCGATATCGTGGAGAATCGCTGCCGTGGCCAGCACTTCCATATCCTCCGGCGTTAAATTAAGAGCCGCCCCCAACTCCTGCGCCAGATTGCAGACTGTTTGCGAATGTCCCTGGCCATAGGGGTCCTTCATTTCAAACATATTCACTAAGATTGTAAGCATCTGGCGATAGTCTTGCTCCCGGTTGGCAGCCATCAGGCTTTGCGGCGTCAAATTAAGAACAATTTCGGCGGCATAGTGACACTGTTTGCCCAAAACAACAGGAATGGCGTAGCGCCGGACAAACTTGCTGTCGCCTTTGGCATCATCAAGCCGCTCTTCCCTTACCTGCGTTTCGCCCATAGCCAAAGCTTTCTCAACAAGGCATTCCGTAAATGGACACAACAAGTCCGAATTGTGACACTTCACCGCATCACCGCCGTCAGGCAAACATAGTTGCGTAAAGCTGTCGTTCACCAATTCGGGTTGTCCCTGTTTGGTGATTAGAGCAGCAAACGGCAACCGCGTCCACAGCTCCCGGTAAACTGCGATTTTTTTCTGTGCCTGCCCCAATTCGCTCTGCGTATGCACGACATAGAGCGTAATAATCAGCAAAGCGCCGGTGCTTAAGAGATAACTGGTAGAACTAATGGCATCGCCCGCGGTAACGGCCACGACAACATGGAAAACGTTGGCCACTGCGAAGATAACGACAAAAAATAGCAAGGGACGATGCAGCCGCATTAACATTAGGGCACCCCCTAATAATATATTTACTACATTTTATGTAACTTATATGGGTGCGGCGCATGTCCCGAATTAGAGCAGGCGGTGAAAAAATGGTAAAAAACGGCGCCTTAAGCCCCTCCCGCAGAAACTTTCTCTAGCCCCGGTAGTTGGGCCCGGGTAACTTGTTTGCATATTTACACCAAATCTTTTATAATGTAACTAACCCACCCCCCCTGGGGAGAAGGAAGAGGTGTCCGCCTATGGTGAATGCATCCGTCCGCACTGAGGTGTTGAACCGGCTGCGCAACGTCAAAGGCCATATCGCCGGCATTGAGCGCATGGTCGAGGAAGAGCAGTCGTGCAGCAATATTTTGATTCAGCTTTCCGCAATCCGTTCTTCCATCGAAAAAATTGGCATCTTTATTCTCGAAAACAATGCTGTCGAGTGTTTGCTCAACAGCCCAGACGCCACTCCGGAAGACCGGCAGAAAATTGACCAGATTGTCAGACAAATAATTACCTTCTTAAAGTAGTAAAAACCACCCGTCCGGGGGTGGTTTCTATTTGGGTTAAAGCAAATTCCAGATAAAACCAAAACCTTTTTGCAGCCAATCAAAATAGATAAAACAGCCGACAATAATTAAGATTATGCCTGCTGCGCGTTGAATGGCCGGAAGCCATTGGTACAGATGACGAACTTTATGTAAATAGCTGTTGAATAGCAGCGCGAGGGCGATAAATGGCAGGCAAAAACCAACGGCGTATATAAAAAGGAGGAACGCGCCCTGAGCTATCGTGGCGGAAGCGCCTGCATAAATCAGAATAGAAGCGAGAATAGGGCCAGTGCAGGGCGTCCAGCCGGCTGTAAAGGCGATACCTAAAATAAACGCGCCCAGCGGCCCCTCAAAAGCGCCGCTAAGCAGCGGCCGGTACTCGCGGTGCAAGGCCGGCAGACGGATAAGTCCAGCCAAATGAATTCCCATCAGAATCATAAACACGGCACCCACCTTGCGGACTACATCCTGGTACGTGAAAAAAACTTGCCCAAAATAGGACGCCGTTGCCCCCATGGCGACAAAAATAATAATAAATCCGCTGAAAAAGCACGCCGCGTTCATTAAAAACCGCCATTTGCTAATGCGGCCGGTCTGTGTGCCCGTGCCGGCCAAGACAGCCGTATAGGTAGGCAAAAGGGGCAGCACGCAGGGTGACAAAAAAGATACGACGCCTGCGGCAAAAGCCGTAAGCAAAGTAAGGTTATCTTCGCCCAAACCTTTCCCCCCTTACAATAATTCTTTTATGACTCCTTCCAATTCGGCCATTGTAACACCGCCCGCCTTACGGTAGCGGATAACGCCATGGGCATCGACGACAATTGTCGTGGGGATGGCGTTTATGCGATACATTCTCGCTACCGCGCCCTCTTTATCGGTGATTACCGGTAAACTGTATTGGTTCTTGGCGAGAAACTCCGCCACTTGTACAGGCGGTTCTTGAACATTTACCGCATAAAAGTCCACTGTTTGC carries:
- a CDS encoding ComEA family DNA-binding protein, with the protein product MDGVQKRLVIILLMAALIVAGSFYHYWQKTTVTETVAGGPVVTAQSRTDEVVIYVSGAVNKPGVFKMAAGGRVLDAVNYAGGLAAGADSTRINLAQPLKDGMHVHVPTVVLAAGPGGSNPAGSAGKVNVNTASATELDKLPGIGPALAQRIIDYRQSIGGFKDLEEVKKVPGIGEAKFNQIKDKISL
- a CDS encoding DMT family transporter — translated: MNAQTVGVLMIIFSACGFATLAIFIKIAYAAGANTVTVLAYRFAIASLLFWAIIRLCGLDFRVTGKQAVQLCLLGGIGYDLMSTLFALTVLYLPASLAGIILYTYPALVSILSYLVGDEVLSWRKVGALIICFTGLVLVLGVSLTGLNITGAAFGLGSALVYSCYIVAGNRLLKGIDPLVSTVYVCTAAAVVFMIGGTLSGTLMWKLSLQGWLAIFGIAVFATCIGILGFFAGMYRIGATNASIISTFEPVITVLLSALLLGERITVMQGLGGLLILAGVLVLQLTGGSRAGAKISDERGNMDKFGEI
- the leuS gene encoding leucine--tRNA ligase, yielding MNERYNPREIEAKWQKVWAEEKAFACEMNRQKPEYYVLEMFPYPSGNLHMGHVRNYSIGDVIARFKMMQGYNVLHPMGWDAFGMPAENAAIKHGIHPAKWTWDNIANMRRQQQELGLSYDWDREVATCHPDYYRWTQWLFLLFYHRGLAYKKKAAVNWCNDCNTVLANEQVVDGRCWRCDSVVVKKELEQWFFKITDYADRLLEDLKELKGWPERVKVMQENWIGRSEGVEFSFDVPEAGEKITVYTTRHDTAFGVTYVVLAPEHPLVDKLIAGKPHEREVRAFIERIRNMSEINRTSAETEKEGIFTGAYAVNPFNGEKVPIWIANYVLVDYGTGAVMGVPAHDERDWQFATKYNLPKRIVIQPKGAELDLASMTGAYDGPGVMVNSGQFTGLDNEAGKAAIADWLEEKGLGKRRINYRLRDWLVSRQRYWGAPIPIIYCPECGVVPVPEEDLPVMLPENVSFATGAVSPLAQVEEFVNCTCPRCGGKARRETDTMDTFICSSWYYYRYTSPHSDTEAFNPAKANYWMPVDQYIGGIEHAILHLLYSRFFTKVLKDAGLINVNEPFKNLLTQGMVIKDGAKMSKSKGNVVSPEEIIGKYGADTARLFILFAAPPERDLEWSDQGVEGAFRFLGRLWRIVHHYAPVAAAADESYDPAALGPAERELRRVLHSTIKKVTEDIGERFNFNTAISAIMELVNALYAFREQTAAPNPGLVREALSALLRLLAPFAPHITEELWSQTIAQGSVHKQAWPGFDPEAIRVDEVEIVLQINGKVRDKIKVPVGLDAKELETIALAQERVRALVADKQIVKVICVPQKLVNIVVR
- a CDS encoding HD-GYP domain-containing protein: MLMRLHRPLLFFVVIFAVANVFHVVVAVTAGDAISSTSYLLSTGALLIITLYVVHTQSELGQAQKKIAVYRELWTRLPFAALITKQGQPELVNDSFTQLCLPDGGDAVKCHNSDLLCPFTECLVEKALAMGETQVREERLDDAKGDSKFVRRYAIPVVLGKQCHYAAEIVLNLTPQSLMAANREQDYRQMLTILVNMFEMKDPYGQGHSQTVCNLAQELGAALNLTPEDMEVLATAAILHDIGKIVIPANILSKMEPLTGDDYAIIRRHPIVGADIVEGIAAFQAAAPIIRHHHERYDGQGYPDGLCGEEIPLGSRILSVVDAFDAMTVGRTYRGKADVNTAIDNIIREKGRQFDPVVVDAFTALVKTGRNQK
- a CDS encoding metal-sensitive transcriptional regulator, whose protein sequence is MVNASVRTEVLNRLRNVKGHIAGIERMVEEEQSCSNILIQLSAIRSSIEKIGIFILENNAVECLLNSPDATPEDRQKIDQIVRQIITFLK
- a CDS encoding cytochrome c biogenesis CcdA family protein, which translates into the protein MGEDNLTLLTAFAAGVVSFLSPCVLPLLPTYTAVLAGTGTQTGRISKWRFLMNAACFFSGFIIIFVAMGATASYFGQVFFTYQDVVRKVGAVFMILMGIHLAGLIRLPALHREYRPLLSGAFEGPLGAFILGIAFTAGWTPCTGPILASILIYAGASATIAQGAFLLFIYAVGFCLPFIALALLFNSYLHKVRHLYQWLPAIQRAAGIILIIVGCFIYFDWLQKGFGFIWNLL